From a single Paenibacillus sp. FSL R5-0345 genomic region:
- a CDS encoding amino acid permease codes for MQGNQQNPAQGNINQPALKKSFKARHLTMIALGGSIGTGLFLASGGAIASAGPGGALLAYTAVGVMVYFLMTSLGELATYLPDSGSFSTYGTRFVSPAFGFAIGWNFWYNWAVTIAAELSAATVIIKYWFPDSPSFLWSLVFLLLMFGLNFLSARGYGESEYWFAIIKIITVIAFLVVGVLMIFGIMGGEAVGFSNFQIGGSSFHGGFFAFVGVFMAAGFSFQGTELIGVAAGESENPRRNVPIAIRQVFWRILIFYILAIFVIGMLIPYTNPDLLRGGIDDIGVSPFTIVFNKAGLAIAASVMNAVILSSVLSAGNSGMYASTRVLYAMAKDGMAPRALGKLNRRGVPVGALLVTTAVGMLAFLASFFGDGAVYNWLLNASGMCGFINWLGIAVCHYRFRRAFIAQGHSLDELPYRARWFPFGPIFALGLCIVAILGQNMGAFSGGNIDWYGIAVSYISLPLFVLIWVGYRWFRKSNIIPLDKCDLSTHPE; via the coding sequence ATGCAGGGCAATCAGCAAAACCCAGCGCAAGGCAACATTAATCAGCCTGCGCTAAAAAAATCGTTCAAAGCAAGACATTTGACCATGATCGCGCTTGGCGGATCTATTGGTACGGGTCTGTTTCTAGCCAGTGGCGGTGCGATCGCTTCAGCAGGACCTGGTGGAGCGCTTCTAGCTTATACGGCTGTGGGTGTAATGGTTTATTTTCTCATGACTAGTCTTGGGGAGCTTGCCACCTATTTACCGGACTCCGGGTCTTTCAGTACCTACGGTACTCGTTTCGTCAGTCCCGCCTTTGGCTTCGCCATCGGGTGGAACTTCTGGTATAACTGGGCGGTTACGATTGCAGCAGAGCTATCGGCAGCTACCGTCATCATTAAATATTGGTTCCCGGACAGTCCTTCCTTTCTCTGGAGTCTGGTGTTTCTACTGCTGATGTTCGGCCTTAATTTCCTATCTGCTCGTGGCTACGGGGAATCAGAATATTGGTTTGCCATTATCAAAATCATTACCGTTATCGCCTTCCTCGTTGTCGGAGTCCTCATGATATTCGGCATTATGGGTGGAGAAGCCGTAGGCTTCAGTAACTTCCAAATCGGGGGCAGCTCCTTCCATGGTGGCTTCTTCGCCTTCGTCGGGGTCTTTATGGCAGCCGGATTCTCGTTCCAGGGTACCGAGCTAATCGGTGTTGCTGCTGGTGAGAGCGAGAACCCACGCCGCAACGTTCCAATTGCGATCCGCCAAGTATTCTGGCGTATATTAATCTTTTATATCCTTGCTATATTTGTAATCGGAATGTTGATTCCTTATACGAATCCTGATCTTCTACGCGGGGGTATCGATGATATCGGAGTCAGTCCGTTTACGATCGTGTTCAATAAGGCAGGGCTTGCAATTGCTGCATCCGTAATGAATGCCGTCATTCTAAGCTCCGTATTATCAGCCGGGAACTCCGGGATGTACGCCTCTACCCGTGTCCTGTATGCAATGGCTAAGGATGGCATGGCTCCACGCGCACTGGGCAAGCTCAATCGCCGTGGTGTCCCTGTTGGCGCTTTGCTAGTAACTACGGCTGTCGGAATGCTCGCCTTTCTCGCTTCATTCTTTGGTGACGGAGCCGTATATAACTGGCTACTGAATGCCTCTGGTATGTGCGGATTTATTAACTGGTTGGGTATTGCAGTCTGCCATTACCGTTTCAGACGAGCATTTATAGCACAAGGGCATTCGCTAGATGAACTACCTTACCGAGCTAGATGGTTCCCATTCGGACCTATCTTTGCCTTAGGACTTTGTATTGTAGCTATTCTCGGTCAGAATATGGGCGCCTTCTCAGGCGGAAATATCGACTGGTATGGTATCGCCGTTTCCTATATCAGTTTGCCGCTGTTTGTCTTGATCTGGGTCGGCTATCGCTGGTTCCGGAAGAGTAATATTATTCCTTTGGATAAATGCGACCTAAGTACTCACCCAGAATAA
- a CDS encoding transglutaminase domain-containing protein has protein sequence MWKKRFTLVKIILGGVIIFAAIPPMIYWGWGHAYAASSSPTLRSVNEVAQKLTGAMNNRRETITFTYESKASNLKTKIQAALDQAMASDPYLYYIIDSYGYTYRGSSSSVKVTVEVKYLETLEQTAFVNKEVKAALKKIITPGMNNHQKVKAIHDWVVLHLKYDTSYRKYTAYEGLKSGSAVCQGYSLLTYKLLKEAGFTNKIVEGTAKQPGGRSQLHAWNLVLLDGRWYHLDTTWDDPTPDKAGVVSTAYYLRTDAQMRQDHSWTKSYPAASVGYHKTLTALVERGGQNAAVYKQLQKDLNYELYAEELIVRSVGDLTRLANKAIASGEVSILFRYQGSGTKLKNDLQELYKLGLEDVSYSSSAFDNTGDLKVFVTWE, from the coding sequence ATGTGGAAAAAACGCTTTACACTAGTAAAGATCATTCTGGGAGGAGTGATTATATTCGCTGCTATTCCACCAATGATTTATTGGGGCTGGGGTCATGCTTATGCGGCTTCGAGTTCACCCACCCTTCGTTCTGTAAACGAAGTAGCGCAGAAGCTAACGGGTGCAATGAACAATCGTAGAGAGACCATTACTTTTACTTATGAGAGCAAAGCTTCAAATTTGAAAACGAAAATACAAGCGGCCCTGGATCAAGCGATGGCTAGTGACCCTTATTTGTATTACATTATAGACAGCTACGGATATACTTATCGAGGAAGCTCAAGCTCTGTAAAAGTTACGGTGGAAGTGAAATATTTGGAGACGTTGGAGCAGACGGCTTTTGTGAACAAAGAAGTGAAGGCTGCGTTGAAGAAGATCATAACGCCGGGCATGAACAATCATCAGAAGGTGAAGGCTATCCACGACTGGGTGGTGCTTCATCTGAAGTATGATACCTCATATCGCAAGTACACAGCTTATGAAGGGTTGAAGAGTGGCAGCGCCGTTTGCCAAGGGTATTCGCTGTTGACCTATAAGCTGTTAAAGGAGGCTGGATTCACGAATAAGATCGTTGAGGGTACAGCCAAACAGCCTGGAGGACGCAGCCAGTTGCATGCCTGGAATCTTGTGCTGTTAGATGGACGGTGGTATCATCTCGACACAACTTGGGATGACCCGACACCTGATAAGGCAGGTGTGGTTAGCACAGCATACTACTTGAGAACGGATGCCCAGATGCGTCAGGACCATAGCTGGACGAAGTCTTATCCGGCAGCTTCTGTAGGTTATCATAAGACCTTGACTGCGCTTGTGGAGCGTGGAGGACAGAATGCGGCTGTCTATAAACAGCTTCAGAAGGATCTCAATTATGAGCTATATGCCGAGGAGCTAATTGTACGTTCGGTAGGAGATCTGACTCGGCTAGCGAATAAGGCAATTGCCTCCGGTGAAGTGTCTATATTATTCCGTTATCAAGGGAGTGGGACCAAGCTTAAGAATGACCTGCAGGAGCTATACAAGCTTGGACTAGAGGATGTATCTTACTCCAGTTCTGCTTTTGACAATACGGGTGATCTCAAAGTGTTTGTGACTTGGGAATAG